A stretch of the Mustela nigripes isolate SB6536 chromosome X, MUSNIG.SB6536, whole genome shotgun sequence genome encodes the following:
- the BRS3 gene encoding bombesin receptor subtype-3 codes for MSQRQPQSPNETLIPITNDTESSSSLVPNDTTNKGRTGDNSPGIEALCAIYITYAVIISVGILGNAILIKVFFKTKSMQTVPNIFITSLAFGDLLLLLTCVPVDATHYLAEGWLFGRIGCKVLSFIRLTSVGVSVFTLTILSADRYKAVVKPLERQPSNAILKTCVKAGCVWIVSMIIALPEAIFSNVYTLEDPNKNMTLEACTSYPVSEKLMQEIHSLLCFLVFYIIPLSIISVYYSLIARTLYKSTLNIPTEEQTHARKQIESRKRIAKTVLVLVALFALCWLPNHLLYLYHSFTYQTYVDPSAIHFIVTIFSRVLAFSNSCVNPFALYWLSKTFQQHFKAQLLCCKAELPDSPPVDTPLNNLAVMGRVPGAGSSQVSEISVTLFTGCSAKREDDRV; via the exons ATGTCTCAAAGACAGCCTCAGTCACCTAATGAGACTTTAATTCCAATCACAAATGACACAGAATCATCAAGCTCTCTCGTTCCCAATGATACCACAAATAAAGGACGGACCGGAGACAACTCTCCAGGAATAGAAGCTTTGTGTGCCATCTACATCACTTATGCTGTGATCATTTCAGTGGGCATCCTTGGAAATGCTATTCTCATCAAAGTGTTTTTCAAGACCAAATCCATGCAAACCGttccaaatattttcatcaccagCCTGGCTTTCGGAGATCTGCTACTTCTGCTAACTTGTGTGCCTGTGGATGCAACCCACTACCTTGCAGAAGGATGGCTGTTCGGGAGAATTGGCTGTAAGGTGCTTTCTTTTATCCGGCTCACTTCTGTTGGTGTATCAGTGTTCACGTTAACAATTCTCAGCGCTGACAG gtaCAAGGCAGTTGTGAAGCCACTGGAGCGGCAGCCCTCCAATGCCATCCTGAAGACCTGTGTTAAAGCTGGCTGCGTCTGGATTGTGTCTATGATCATTGCTCTGCCCGAGGCTATATTTTCCAATGTATATACTCTTGAAGATCCCAACAAAAATATGACCCTTGAAGCGTGTACCTCATATCCCGTTTCTGAGAAGCTCATGCAAGAGATACATTCTCTGCTGTGTTTCTTGGTGTTCTATATTATCCCACTCTCGATTATCTCTGTCTATTATTCTCTGATTGCTAGGACTCTTTACAAAAGCACCTTGAACATCCCTACTGAGGAACAAACCCATGCCCGCAAGCAG aTCGAATCCCGGAAGAGAATTGCCAAAACCGTCTTGGTGCTTGTGGCTCTGTTTGCTCTCTGCTGGTTGCCGAATCACCTCTTGTATCTCTACCACTCCTTCACCTATCAGACCTACGTGGACCCCTCCGCCATTCATTTTATTGTCACCATTTTCTCCCGGGTTCTGGCTTTCAGCAATTCTTGCGTAAACCCCTTTGCTCTGTACTGGCTGAGCAAAACCTTCCAGCAGCATTTTAAAGCTCAATTACTCTGCTGCAAGGCAGAGCTGCCCGACTCTCCTCCCGTGGATACCCCCCTTAACAACCTGGCTGTGATGGGAAGGGTCCCAGGCGCTGGAAGCTCGCAGGTGTCTGAAATTAGTGTGACCTTGTTCACTGGGTGCAGTGCAAAGAGGGAAGATGACAGAGTCTAG